One window from the genome of Caloranaerobacter sp. TR13 encodes:
- a CDS encoding UDP-3-O-(3-hydroxymyristoyl)glucosamine N-acyltransferase, which yields MRKMSLKSICNNNTEWLLKSNCEFDTLGMATSKYPDKKVLSFISDEKYFNSIINNKDIVGIICTEEIYKRYDELKNYGVIIAKDPKRAFFEIHNMLAKTEFYWKKFKNKISETSDVSNDAIIGEHSIEIGDNCIIEPGVVIHPGTIIGDNVIIRSGSQIGTSGFQFIKVKNDVIPVTTAGRVIIRDNVEIQHNCCIDRGVLGGDTVLDYNVKLDNFVHIAHDDYIGERTFITAGVKLSGRVVVGKDCWLGVNATVSNGINIGDNCRISLGSVVTKDVPSGTTVTGNFAIEHSKFIEFIKSIR from the coding sequence ATGAGGAAAATGAGTTTAAAATCGATTTGTAATAACAATACAGAGTGGTTACTAAAATCTAATTGTGAATTTGATACATTAGGTATGGCTACATCTAAATATCCAGATAAAAAAGTTTTGAGTTTTATTTCTGATGAAAAATATTTTAATTCAATTATAAATAATAAAGATATTGTTGGAATAATATGTACTGAAGAAATATACAAAAGATACGATGAATTGAAAAATTATGGCGTTATTATTGCCAAAGACCCGAAAAGAGCATTTTTTGAGATACATAATATGTTAGCAAAAACAGAATTTTATTGGAAAAAATTCAAAAACAAAATTAGCGAAACTTCAGATGTGTCTAATGATGCTATTATTGGGGAGCACAGTATTGAAATCGGAGATAATTGTATTATAGAACCAGGAGTAGTAATACATCCAGGCACAATAATAGGAGATAATGTTATTATTAGATCTGGTTCTCAGATTGGAACTAGTGGATTTCAATTTATTAAAGTTAAAAATGATGTAATTCCAGTTACAACTGCTGGTAGGGTTATTATTAGAGACAATGTAGAAATTCAACATAATTGTTGTATAGATCGTGGAGTTCTTGGTGGAGATACTGTATTAGACTATAATGTAAAATTAGATAATTTTGTACATATTGCGCACGATGATTACATTGGAGAGAGAACCTTTATAACTGCAGGGGTTAAGTTATCTGGACGTGTAGTTGTAGGTAAGGATTGCTGGCTAGGTGTAAATGCAACAGTTTCTAATGGAATAAATATTGGTGATAATTGTAGGATAAGTTTAGGCTCTGTAGTAACTAAAGATGTACCTTCAGGGACTACAGTTACTGGTAATTTTGCGATTGAACATTCTAAATTCATAGAATTTATTAAATCAATAAGATAA
- a CDS encoding sugar transferase: MSKICLNIQKSLKRLVDIILSILVLIVFIPFWLLIAILIKLDSPGPVLFIQRRPGLNTKPFSVYKFRTMRLGSEKMIKGKEVMLNDERITRIGKFLRRYKIDEIPQLLNVLKGEMSLVGPRPERMDYLPDYTEEELKRFQMRPGLTGLAQVSGNIYISLEDRHKYDVYYVENFSLWLDLKIIIRTIGVIVFGERKFVRNDLSNIKEEEIRSN, from the coding sequence ATGAGTAAAATCTGTTTAAATATACAAAAAAGCTTAAAAAGACTTGTAGATATAATTCTTTCCATTTTAGTCCTTATTGTTTTCATTCCGTTTTGGTTGTTGATTGCCATACTTATTAAGTTAGATTCTCCAGGACCAGTACTTTTTATACAAAGGCGTCCAGGTTTAAATACTAAACCATTTAGTGTTTATAAATTTAGAACTATGCGTTTAGGTTCTGAAAAAATGATTAAAGGTAAAGAAGTAATGCTCAATGATGAGCGAATAACACGTATTGGAAAGTTTTTACGTAGATATAAAATTGATGAAATACCTCAGTTGTTAAATGTGTTGAAGGGCGAAATGAGCCTTGTTGGACCTAGACCTGAAAGAATGGACTATCTTCCTGATTATACTGAAGAAGAATTAAAAAGATTTCAAATGAGGCCTGGTTTGACTGGACTTGCACAAGTAAGTGGAAATATTTACATATCCCTTGAAGATAGACATAAGTATGACGTTTATTATGTGGAAAACTTTAGTTTATGGTTAGATTTAAAGATTATAATACGTACAATTGGAGTAATTGTATTTGGAGAACGTAAATTTGTGAGAAATGATTTGTCTAATATAAAAGAAGAGGAAATCAGGTCAAATTAG
- a CDS encoding nucleotide sugar dehydrogenase gives MKTYKEVLLDKIYNKTALVAVIGLGYVGLPLAVEKAKAGYKTVGFDIQKSKVDMVNQGHNYIGDVVDSELKDLVSKGLLSATTDFSIVKDADFIAICVPTPLDEYQQPDISYVKNSAIEISKYLKKGSIVVLESTTYPGTTEELLLPILEKGSGLKCGQDFFLAFSPERVDPGNLIYKTKNTPKVVGGVGKDSTEIAATMYRNVLEGEVFEVSSPKVAEMEKILENTYRNINIGLANEMAIICHRMGINVWEVIEAAKTKPYGFQAFYPGPGLGGHCIPLDPYYLTWKAREYDYHTRLIEISGEINNYMPEYVVERSSKILNRFNKPLNGSKILILGVAYKQDIDDYRESPALKVIHNFEREGCIVDYYDPYIENYKFKGKTKHGIKELNKEALQGADLVVITTAHTKVDYDFVQANSQYIFDTKNAMKNVKNRENIELL, from the coding sequence TTGAAAACTTATAAAGAAGTATTATTAGATAAAATTTATAACAAAACTGCTTTAGTAGCTGTAATAGGGCTTGGTTATGTAGGTCTACCATTAGCAGTTGAAAAAGCGAAGGCGGGTTATAAAACAGTAGGTTTTGATATACAGAAATCAAAAGTTGATATGGTAAATCAAGGACATAATTATATAGGTGATGTAGTAGATTCTGAATTAAAAGATTTAGTAAGTAAAGGATTATTATCTGCAACTACTGATTTTTCTATTGTAAAAGATGCAGATTTTATAGCAATATGTGTACCTACGCCTTTAGATGAGTATCAACAACCAGATATAAGTTACGTTAAAAATTCTGCAATAGAAATATCAAAGTATCTTAAAAAAGGTTCTATTGTAGTATTGGAAAGCACTACATATCCAGGAACAACAGAAGAACTACTTCTTCCTATATTAGAAAAAGGTTCAGGATTAAAATGTGGACAAGATTTCTTTTTAGCCTTTTCTCCTGAAAGGGTAGATCCAGGCAACCTAATTTATAAAACAAAAAATACTCCTAAAGTAGTAGGTGGAGTAGGGAAAGATTCAACAGAAATTGCAGCTACTATGTATAGGAATGTACTTGAAGGCGAAGTATTTGAAGTGTCTTCACCCAAAGTAGCTGAAATGGAAAAAATACTTGAAAATACATATAGAAATATAAATATTGGGCTAGCAAATGAAATGGCTATAATTTGTCATAGGATGGGAATTAATGTATGGGAAGTTATTGAAGCGGCGAAGACAAAACCTTATGGCTTCCAAGCTTTCTATCCAGGTCCAGGACTTGGAGGTCATTGTATACCATTAGATCCATACTATCTTACATGGAAAGCTAGAGAATATGATTATCATACAAGACTTATAGAAATTTCAGGAGAGATAAATAACTATATGCCAGAGTATGTAGTAGAAAGAAGTAGTAAAATACTTAATAGATTCAACAAACCGCTTAATGGCTCTAAAATACTCATACTAGGAGTAGCATATAAACAGGATATAGATGATTATAGAGAAAGTCCAGCTTTAAAGGTTATTCATAATTTTGAAAGAGAAGGATGTATTGTAGATTATTATGATCCTTATATTGAAAATTACAAATTTAAAGGCAAGACAAAACATGGTATAAAAGAACTTAATAAAGAGGCATTACAAGGTGCTGATTTAGTTGTAATTACTACTGCACACACTAAAGTTGATTATGATTTTGTACAGGCTAATTCTCAATATATATTTGATACAAAAAATGCTATGAAAAATGTAAAAAATAGAGAAAATATAGAGTTATTGTAA
- a CDS encoding DegT/DnrJ/EryC1/StrS aminotransferase family protein, whose protein sequence is MQIPLIDLKKQYEIIKNDANQNVLEILSAANYIMGENVKQFEKEMCRYLGSKNAISVGNGTDALVIALKALGIGQGDEVITSPFTFFATAESISAVGATPVFVDVRLNTFNIDPSKIEEKITSKTKAIMPVHIFGQPADMDEIMAIAKKHNLYVIEDACQAIGAEYKGKKVGTIGDIACFSFFPTKNLGCAGDGGMIVTNNENFATICKALRTHGSGVDGKKAYNLLNNIDENMEEDNCIDNTIYNPFKYYNYIIGHNSRLDEIQAAILRVKLKELDKWNDLRREHVKFYNENLKDTKFITPFEERNVKHVYHMYILQSERRADVVSYLKEKGIATGIYYPVPLHLQKAYKGLGYELGDMPNAEYLSERTFAIPVYPELSKEQREYIVNSLVDYK, encoded by the coding sequence ATGCAAATTCCATTGATAGACCTAAAGAAACAATATGAAATTATAAAGAATGATGCAAACCAAAATGTCTTAGAAATCCTATCAGCAGCAAATTACATAATGGGTGAAAATGTAAAGCAATTTGAAAAAGAAATGTGTCGATATTTAGGATCAAAAAATGCTATATCTGTTGGTAATGGAACTGATGCACTAGTTATAGCATTAAAAGCTCTAGGAATAGGACAAGGAGACGAAGTAATAACATCTCCATTTACATTCTTTGCTACTGCTGAAAGCATATCTGCAGTTGGTGCTACTCCTGTATTTGTAGATGTAAGATTAAATACTTTTAATATTGACCCTAGTAAAATAGAAGAAAAAATTACTTCAAAAACTAAAGCTATTATGCCAGTGCATATTTTTGGACAACCTGCTGATATGGATGAAATTATGGCTATTGCCAAAAAACATAATTTATATGTCATTGAAGATGCTTGTCAAGCTATAGGAGCAGAGTATAAAGGTAAAAAGGTAGGCACTATAGGAGATATTGCATGTTTTTCATTCTTTCCAACAAAAAACCTTGGTTGTGCTGGAGATGGAGGAATGATAGTAACTAATAATGAGAATTTTGCAACTATATGTAAAGCATTAAGGACTCATGGCAGTGGTGTTGATGGGAAAAAAGCCTATAATTTACTCAATAATATAGATGAAAATATGGAAGAAGATAATTGTATCGATAATACTATATATAACCCATTTAAATACTATAACTACATTATAGGCCATAATTCTAGATTAGATGAAATACAAGCAGCTATATTAAGAGTAAAATTAAAAGAACTAGATAAATGGAATGATTTAAGAAGAGAACACGTAAAGTTTTATAATGAAAATTTAAAAGACACAAAATTTATAACTCCTTTTGAAGAAAGAAATGTAAAACATGTATACCATATGTATATACTTCAATCAGAAAGAAGAGCTGATGTAGTAAGTTATTTAAAAGAAAAAGGTATAGCTACAGGGATATATTATCCTGTTCCATTGCATCTTCAAAAAGCTTATAAGGGATTAGGATATGAACTAGGGGATATGCCAAATGCAGAATATTTGTCAGAAAGAACATTTGCTATTCCAGTTTATCCAGAATTAAGCAAAGAGCAAAGAGAATATATAGTAAATTCTTTGGTGGATTATAAATAA
- a CDS encoding glycosyltransferase family 4 protein: MKKIWILNHYAVPPQLGPWSRHFKFAENLIKKGYEVKIFAASTIHNSDKNLILDSRKYLYKEFNDVLFVFIKACSYKGNSKDRIKNMLDYAIGLMSVSKKFDLEKPDVIYASSVHPLTWLVGYRLAKRYNAKFIAETRDLWPETLVAMRKIKRDSIPARILYKLEKFIYKKADKLIFTFPGGKDYVESIGLDSSKVRYINNGVDLEEFNKNKLQNEYIDKELDNNEKFNVIYTGSMGITNSLGYLIKSAKIIQEKGIKDIQFILFGDGYQKRELEEYVKNNNVNNVVFKGKVEKKYIPNILSKSDLNIFTGKNIDLYKYGLSLNKMFDYFASGKPTLSNIDCGYDILKQYNCGITVKGGSAEALAEGILKFYNMPKKEYETYCINALKAARDFDFKILTEKLEKVILED, encoded by the coding sequence ATGAAAAAGATATGGATACTGAATCATTATGCAGTACCACCTCAATTAGGACCTTGGTCGCGTCATTTTAAATTTGCAGAAAACTTAATAAAAAAGGGTTATGAGGTCAAGATTTTTGCAGCTAGTACTATACATAACAGCGATAAGAATTTAATACTAGATTCACGAAAATATTTGTATAAAGAATTCAATGATGTACTTTTTGTCTTTATAAAAGCGTGTAGTTATAAAGGAAATAGTAAGGATAGAATAAAGAACATGTTAGATTATGCGATTGGTTTAATGTCAGTGTCAAAGAAGTTTGATTTAGAAAAACCTGATGTAATATACGCTTCATCAGTACATCCTTTAACATGGCTTGTAGGTTATAGGCTAGCTAAGAGATATAATGCCAAATTCATAGCAGAAACTAGAGATTTATGGCCTGAAACACTTGTTGCAATGCGAAAAATAAAAAGAGATAGTATCCCAGCAAGAATATTATACAAACTAGAAAAGTTTATATATAAAAAAGCTGATAAACTTATTTTCACATTTCCTGGTGGTAAAGATTATGTTGAAAGTATTGGACTAGATTCATCAAAAGTTAGGTATATAAATAATGGTGTAGATTTAGAAGAATTTAATAAAAATAAATTGCAGAATGAGTATATAGATAAAGAATTAGACAACAATGAGAAATTTAATGTAATATATACAGGTTCAATGGGAATAACAAATTCCCTTGGCTATTTAATTAAGTCAGCAAAAATAATTCAAGAAAAGGGAATTAAGGATATTCAATTTATATTATTTGGTGATGGATATCAAAAGCGAGAATTAGAAGAATATGTAAAGAACAACAATGTTAACAATGTAGTATTTAAAGGTAAGGTTGAGAAAAAATATATTCCTAATATATTAAGCAAATCAGATTTAAACATATTTACAGGAAAAAATATAGATTTATATAAATATGGTTTAAGTTTAAATAAGATGTTTGACTACTTTGCATCAGGCAAACCAACTTTATCAAATATAGACTGTGGTTATGATATTTTAAAGCAGTATAATTGTGGAATTACAGTAAAAGGTGGTTCTGCTGAAGCATTAGCAGAAGGAATATTAAAATTTTATAATATGCCAAAAAAAGAGTATGAAACTTATTGTATCAATGCTTTAAAAGCTGCTCGAGATTTTGATTTTAAAATATTAACTGAAAAGTTAGAGAAAGTAATTTTAGAAGATTAA
- a CDS encoding O-antigen ligase family protein: MTSKISKNTHKLKLANINVENIVFIGLCILLFYPPFFRGLYFEKELLPTHIFSFTLALIWLISKFKDKEYDLVKTPIDIAAIGVVFMYFISIFYGVNTRLAIGEFLKYANYFLIFLLVRDLMYTEKRQKWLLNVLVISGVIVAIIGIGSAIGTWNYNGAYVGNRISSTLQYPNALASYLGALFIVTIGLITIQQKRLYKAVYGIFSNILLFAFILTYSRGMWLILPFILLLFIITIPNKRKLETLIYIFANIAVSIPLAFVFSQKIEEKSYILWIIFISSLLLMGILTYLISLIDYKLREVSVKKLIIALGIVIVIFSSAVIYIINTTTSLTLANNTTQNTWTSIARKVEEVQPNTEYELLIKYKGVNKNDKPFAGRVRVYSINTEGKLEKLEFLNISDYTKEEASMQFTTLENTEGVKIIFENYYAGTSITFYEVKVVDSKTKEIIKNIKLKYKYIPESIVSRLESISLKESSAQGRIVFYKDAFKIIKDYFIFGTGGGGWVTLYQKYQSYMYWTTQAHNYFLQMWIEIGLIGLLIFISFLCFITYYIYKKFKSEDTDNKKILIASLYVSILSIFVHAFMDFDLSLSALTFVLWALIGMLVNGIKVDKVFDVKNKNEILKIVYVVGLIFLILSSSSLYMGHVYAQKALTANKDKNIDAAIKYFEKASTFDSFKPEYKSDLATFYKVKYKITKDKNYITKAEMQIERVLQLAKYSSRFKAIGASFYMGIGQIEKGLDLIDESVKLQPMRTENYLQKCDAYLTVFYYYANQKKDLDKAKVIIERAYKVKEQINEINKRALKPLHYNEDLLYKIGVIQFNYENLNNREYKIDRNYTLDFAYYFDLDIDNNGNIDKLSTWNSKEGNIKYEVKNEGQFIRITNNGESYGIIYPYGLKLEPNTKYKIYFKARGTVRENTFRFYVIDYKAKKKNQGSLTNIKLTKDWQIYSLEIKTDSDIKPGTQYLRFQHNGNDEGYIDLEEVVLFRKIK, from the coding sequence TTGACTTCTAAAATTTCAAAAAATACACACAAACTAAAACTAGCAAATATTAATGTAGAAAATATAGTTTTTATTGGTTTATGCATCTTACTATTTTATCCACCATTCTTTAGAGGACTGTACTTTGAAAAAGAGCTTTTGCCAACACATATATTTTCATTTACTTTAGCTTTAATATGGCTTATTTCAAAGTTTAAAGATAAAGAGTATGACTTGGTAAAAACACCTATAGACATAGCTGCTATAGGTGTAGTGTTTATGTATTTTATCTCTATATTTTATGGAGTAAATACTAGATTAGCGATAGGTGAGTTTTTAAAATATGCTAACTACTTCTTAATATTCTTATTAGTCAGAGATTTAATGTATACAGAAAAAAGACAGAAGTGGTTATTAAATGTTCTTGTAATAAGTGGAGTAATAGTAGCTATTATAGGTATAGGTTCTGCAATTGGTACATGGAACTATAATGGAGCATATGTTGGTAATAGAATTAGTTCAACATTACAATATCCTAATGCTTTAGCTTCATATCTAGGAGCTTTGTTTATTGTAACTATAGGATTAATAACTATACAACAAAAGAGATTATATAAGGCTGTATATGGTATTTTTTCGAACATATTATTATTTGCTTTTATACTTACATATTCAAGAGGTATGTGGCTTATATTACCTTTTATACTTCTATTATTTATTATAACTATACCTAATAAAAGAAAATTAGAAACCTTAATATATATATTTGCAAATATAGCTGTTAGCATACCTTTAGCGTTCGTATTTTCACAAAAGATTGAAGAAAAAAGTTATATTTTATGGATAATATTTATTAGTTCATTATTATTAATGGGGATACTAACTTACCTTATATCGCTTATTGATTATAAATTAAGAGAAGTTTCAGTAAAAAAACTTATAATAGCTTTAGGAATTGTTATAGTTATTTTTAGTAGTGCTGTTATATATATTATCAATACAACTACTTCATTAACACTAGCTAACAATACAACACAAAATACTTGGACAAGTATTGCAAGAAAAGTAGAAGAAGTTCAACCTAATACTGAGTATGAGTTACTGATTAAGTATAAAGGTGTAAATAAAAATGATAAGCCTTTTGCAGGACGAGTAAGAGTATATAGTATAAATACAGAAGGTAAATTAGAAAAATTAGAATTTCTTAATATATCGGATTATACAAAAGAAGAAGCTAGTATGCAATTTACAACACTTGAGAATACAGAAGGAGTAAAAATAATCTTTGAAAATTATTATGCGGGTACATCTATAACCTTTTATGAAGTAAAGGTAGTTGATTCAAAAACTAAAGAAATTATTAAAAATATAAAACTAAAATACAAGTATATTCCAGAAAGCATTGTATCAAGACTGGAAAGTATTAGCTTAAAAGAAAGTAGTGCTCAAGGAAGAATTGTGTTTTATAAAGATGCTTTTAAGATAATAAAAGACTATTTTATATTTGGTACTGGTGGTGGTGGCTGGGTAACACTATACCAAAAGTATCAATCATATATGTATTGGACAACCCAGGCACACAACTATTTTCTTCAAATGTGGATAGAAATAGGTTTGATAGGGTTACTTATATTCATTAGTTTCCTTTGTTTTATAACTTATTACATATATAAAAAGTTTAAAAGTGAAGATACAGATAATAAAAAGATTTTGATTGCATCATTATATGTATCAATTTTATCTATATTTGTACACGCATTTATGGATTTTGACTTATCGCTTTCTGCACTAACATTTGTGTTGTGGGCTTTAATAGGAATGTTGGTTAATGGTATTAAGGTTGATAAGGTTTTTGATGTAAAAAATAAAAACGAGATATTAAAAATTGTTTATGTAGTAGGTTTAATATTCCTTATATTATCATCATCTTCTTTATATATGGGACATGTATATGCTCAAAAAGCATTAACTGCTAATAAAGATAAAAATATAGATGCTGCAATTAAATATTTTGAAAAAGCATCTACATTCGATTCATTTAAGCCTGAGTATAAAAGTGATTTGGCTACATTCTATAAGGTTAAATATAAAATTACTAAAGACAAAAACTATATTACTAAAGCTGAAATGCAAATCGAAAGGGTTTTACAATTAGCAAAATACAGTTCAAGATTTAAAGCAATAGGTGCATCTTTTTACATGGGTATAGGACAAATTGAAAAAGGACTTGATTTAATTGATGAGTCTGTAAAATTACAGCCTATGAGAACTGAAAACTATCTTCAAAAATGTGATGCTTATCTTACAGTATTTTATTACTATGCGAATCAAAAGAAAGATTTAGATAAAGCAAAAGTAATTATTGAAAGAGCGTATAAAGTAAAAGAACAGATAAATGAAATAAATAAGAGGGCGTTAAAACCATTACACTATAATGAAGATTTATTATATAAAATTGGAGTTATTCAATTTAACTATGAGAATTTAAATAATAGAGAATATAAGATAGATAGAAATTATACATTAGATTTCGCTTATTATTTTGATTTAGATATAGATAATAATGGTAATATAGATAAGTTAAGTACTTGGAATTCTAAAGAAGGAAATATAAAATATGAAGTTAAGAATGAAGGACAATTTATAAGAATAACAAATAATGGTGAGTCATATGGTATTATTTATCCTTATGGTTTGAAACTAGAGCCAAATACTAAATATAAAATTTATTTTAAAGCTAGAGGTACTGTCAGAGAAAATACGTTTAGATTTTATGTAATCGATTATAAGGCTAAGAAAAAGAACCAAGGTAGCTTGACTAATATAAAACTTACTAAAGACTGGCAAATTTATAGTTTGGAAATTAAAACAGATTCAGATATAAAACCAGGTACACAATACTTAAGATTCCAACATAATGGTAATGATGAAGGGTATATTGATTTAGAGGAAGTAGTACTATTTAGGAAAATTAAATAA
- a CDS encoding formyltransferase family protein, which produces MLKLLRVYLEELIQISSYGVKYMRMAFATCVQLGLSCIEEIYRIGGKLDLLITLKDEKAKNKSGRIYLDDFSNKHNIPLLKINNINDREVINALKKYQIDWLFIIGWSQIAKSELLKTPNLGCIGMHPTLLPIGRGRAAVPWAILKGLDETGVTMFKLDEGVDTGPIIGQVKIPIEPKETATTLYKKVNDAHITLISKYWNDITENKVEMISQDEALATYWPGRRPEDGEIKDEMTISEAERMVRAVTKPYPGAFYRTTNGIIRIWTAEISDYVKNECADITIKLKDGYLIPTEYEFFEGEINE; this is translated from the coding sequence ATGCTGAAGCTTTTGAGAGTGTATTTAGAAGAATTAATACAAATATCTAGTTATGGAGTGAAGTATATGAGAATGGCTTTTGCAACTTGTGTTCAGTTAGGACTAAGTTGTATAGAAGAGATATATAGAATTGGTGGAAAACTTGATTTATTAATTACTTTAAAAGATGAAAAAGCAAAAAACAAGTCGGGTAGAATTTATCTAGATGATTTTTCGAATAAACATAATATACCGTTATTGAAAATTAATAACATTAATGATCGTGAAGTGATTAATGCACTTAAAAAGTACCAAATAGATTGGCTGTTTATTATAGGTTGGTCTCAAATAGCAAAATCAGAATTATTAAAAACTCCTAATCTTGGATGTATTGGTATGCATCCTACATTATTACCAATTGGGAGAGGTAGAGCAGCAGTACCTTGGGCTATATTAAAAGGGTTAGATGAAACAGGTGTTACAATGTTTAAATTAGATGAAGGCGTTGACACTGGACCTATAATTGGTCAGGTAAAGATTCCAATTGAGCCTAAAGAAACTGCTACCACGTTATATAAAAAAGTTAATGATGCACATATTACACTAATATCAAAGTATTGGAATGATATAACAGAAAATAAAGTTGAGATGATTTCTCAAGATGAAGCACTTGCAACCTATTGGCCGGGTAGAAGGCCTGAGGACGGTGAAATAAAAGATGAAATGACAATAAGTGAAGCTGAAAGAATGGTAAGAGCTGTTACTAAACCTTATCCGGGTGCTTTTTATCGCACTACTAATGGAATTATTAGGATATGGACTGCAGAAATTAGTGATTATGTTAAAAACGAATGTGCAGACATAACTATCAAGCTTAAGGATGGGTATTTAATTCCAACTGAATATGAATTTTTTGAGGGTGAAATCAATGAGTAA
- a CDS encoding PIG-L deacetylase family protein, which translates to MVLLSYLVVVAHPDDEVLGAGATILKLSQAGYEVNVCILSGEVEVRNNRPTIELLNQDINQAINILGVNKVIKGSFPNIAFNTVKHLELVKFIEKAIIETGAEVVFTHHPADLNNDHYHTSIACQAAIRLFQRRPDVKPIRELLFMEVPSATEWALNTSTRQFIPNVFIEVGEERIDKKIEALSAYRGVMRDYPHPRSNESLKGLAAYRGSQAGVRYAEAFESVFRRINTNI; encoded by the coding sequence ATGGTTTTATTGTCTTATCTTGTTGTTGTAGCACATCCAGACGATGAAGTGCTAGGGGCAGGAGCTACAATTTTAAAACTTTCACAAGCTGGTTATGAAGTGAATGTATGTATTTTATCTGGTGAAGTGGAAGTCCGTAATAATAGGCCAACAATAGAATTATTAAATCAAGATATTAATCAAGCTATAAACATTTTAGGTGTGAATAAGGTAATTAAGGGATCATTTCCTAATATAGCCTTCAATACTGTTAAACATTTAGAATTAGTAAAATTTATAGAAAAAGCGATTATAGAAACAGGTGCTGAAGTGGTTTTTACCCATCATCCTGCAGATTTAAATAATGACCATTACCATACTTCTATAGCATGTCAAGCTGCTATAAGACTATTTCAAAGGAGACCAGATGTTAAACCGATTAGGGAATTATTATTCATGGAGGTACCATCAGCTACAGAATGGGCTCTAAATACTAGTACAAGACAGTTTATTCCGAATGTTTTTATAGAAGTGGGAGAGGAAAGAATAGATAAAAAAATCGAAGCCCTTTCTGCTTATCGAGGGGTTATGCGCGATTATCCACACCCAAGGAGTAACGAATCTCTTAAAGGTCTAGCTGCATATAGAGGCAGTCAAGCAGGAGTACGATATGCTGAAGCTTTTGAGAGTGTATTTAGAAGAATTAATACAAATATCTAG
- a CDS encoding MaoC family dehydratase, with translation MLGKTINEINIGDSASFQKTISETDVYLFAGITGDINPAHLNDVEAKKTIFGERIAHGMLTASLISAVLGVQLPGPGTIYLGQDLKFKAPVKFGDTIKATVKVIEIIKEKNIIKLDTTCTNQEGKVVVEGLAIVMPPKERV, from the coding sequence ATGTTAGGCAAAACTATTAATGAAATTAATATCGGAGATAGTGCGTCGTTTCAAAAAACCATTTCGGAAACTGATGTTTACCTTTTTGCAGGGATTACTGGAGATATTAATCCAGCACATTTAAATGATGTAGAAGCCAAAAAAACTATTTTTGGAGAAAGAATAGCACATGGTATGTTAACAGCAAGTTTGATATCTGCAGTTTTGGGAGTTCAATTACCTGGCCCAGGAACAATATATTTGGGTCAAGATTTGAAATTTAAAGCCCCTGTCAAATTTGGAGATACTATCAAAGCTACTGTTAAAGTAATAGAAATAATAAAAGAAAAAAACATTATAAAACTTGATACAACTTGTACGAATCAAGAAGGAAAAGTTGTAGTTGAAGGATTAGCGATTGTAATGCCACCAAAGGAGCGTGTTTAG